A region from the Streptosporangium sp. NBC_01756 genome encodes:
- a CDS encoding TetR/AcrR family transcriptional regulator, with amino-acid sequence MREDEASGGMSSGHGDASSRRRRGRRPGQSETRQAILDAARARFAADGFTATTIRRIAADAGVDAALVMQFFTSKDELFGAVMSVPPAALARMTDAWQGPEDGIGERVTRAFLGAWEGDPQASEPLLAMLRGAIAQERAAAQLRDFIEARLLKGAHAHLQDDHDMRLRVGIASAMLMGIIVARRIVRVPTVANESLDSIVATAATALQALLAPGGGTPRL; translated from the coding sequence ATGCGGGAAGACGAGGCGTCCGGGGGCATGTCGTCAGGCCACGGTGACGCCTCCTCGCGCCGGCGGCGCGGCCGCCGGCCAGGTCAGAGTGAAACGCGACAGGCCATTCTCGACGCAGCGCGGGCTCGCTTCGCCGCCGACGGTTTCACGGCCACGACGATCCGCCGGATCGCAGCGGACGCGGGGGTCGACGCTGCCCTGGTCATGCAGTTCTTCACGTCGAAGGACGAGCTTTTCGGCGCTGTCATGTCCGTGCCACCGGCCGCGCTCGCGCGCATGACCGACGCATGGCAAGGTCCCGAAGACGGCATCGGGGAGCGCGTCACACGCGCTTTCCTCGGTGCCTGGGAAGGCGATCCGCAGGCATCCGAGCCGCTGCTGGCCATGCTGCGCGGTGCGATCGCTCAGGAACGGGCGGCCGCGCAGCTTCGCGACTTCATCGAGGCCCGGCTGTTGAAGGGGGCCCACGCGCACCTGCAGGATGACCACGACATGCGCCTGCGGGTGGGCATCGCCTCGGCCATGCTGATGGGGATCATCGTCGCCCGGCGCATCGTCCGCGTACCGACCGTCGCGAACGAGAGCCTGGACTCGATCGTGGCCACCGCGGCCACCGCGTTGCAGGCGCTGCTCGCGCCCGGTGGCGGCACACCCCGGCTCTGA
- a CDS encoding MDR family MFS transporter has protein sequence MTTASTQPEAAAPTSRRKVLQALSGLMVGMFVSILASTVVANALPRIITDLHGSQTVYTWIVTAELLAMTATVPLWGKMADLYNKKLLIQLSLGLFVAGSLIAGLTPNVEILIVSRVVQGVGAGGMTALAMVVMAAMIPPRELGRYAGIFGAVFGVGTVAGPLIGGLLVDTSWLGWRWCFLIGVPFTILAIILLQRTLDLPVVRKDVKVDYLGALLITVGVSTLLIWSSLAGNQFAWGSWQTAALVCGGVLILAVAVWAESRAAEPIIPLSIFRNRTVALATVASVLVGVAMFGGTVFLSQYFQVALGKSPTVAGLMSLPMVFGLLVSSTVAGQLITKWGRWKGFLVAGGVVMLGGMGLLSTIDGQTGTVLLGVYMAVLGIGVGMLMQNLVLAAQNDVPAHDLGATTSMLTFFRSMGGAVGVSALGAVLANRITTLMTEKLGPMAAAGGGGDSNAVPDISKLPAPVVRIIQDVYATATADLFLIGVPLTALALVAVLFIKEKPLNTLSGEERLARERATAAGH, from the coding sequence ATGACAACCGCCAGCACGCAGCCCGAGGCCGCGGCGCCCACGTCCAGAAGGAAGGTCCTGCAGGCGCTGTCGGGGCTGATGGTAGGCATGTTCGTGTCCATCCTGGCCTCGACCGTCGTGGCCAACGCCCTGCCGCGCATCATCACCGACCTGCACGGCTCACAGACCGTCTACACCTGGATCGTCACCGCGGAACTGCTGGCCATGACGGCCACCGTGCCGCTCTGGGGCAAGATGGCCGACCTGTACAACAAGAAGCTGCTGATCCAGCTCTCGCTGGGACTGTTCGTGGCGGGCTCGCTGATCGCGGGCCTCACTCCGAACGTGGAGATCCTCATCGTCAGCCGCGTCGTGCAGGGCGTCGGCGCCGGTGGCATGACCGCGCTGGCCATGGTCGTGATGGCCGCGATGATCCCACCGCGTGAGCTCGGCCGTTACGCCGGCATCTTCGGCGCCGTGTTCGGCGTCGGCACCGTGGCGGGCCCGCTCATCGGCGGCCTGCTCGTGGACACCTCCTGGCTCGGCTGGCGCTGGTGTTTCCTCATCGGCGTGCCGTTCACGATCCTGGCCATCATCCTGCTGCAGCGCACCCTCGACCTGCCGGTGGTACGCAAGGACGTCAAGGTCGACTACCTGGGAGCCCTGCTCATCACGGTGGGCGTGTCCACCCTGCTGATCTGGTCGTCGCTGGCGGGCAACCAGTTCGCGTGGGGCTCCTGGCAGACCGCCGCGCTCGTCTGCGGCGGTGTGCTCATCCTTGCGGTGGCCGTCTGGGCGGAGTCGCGGGCCGCCGAGCCGATCATCCCCCTGTCCATCTTCAGGAACCGCACCGTCGCCCTGGCCACCGTGGCCAGCGTGCTGGTCGGCGTGGCCATGTTCGGCGGCACGGTCTTCCTGTCGCAGTACTTCCAGGTGGCGCTCGGCAAGTCGCCGACGGTCGCCGGACTGATGAGCCTGCCGATGGTGTTCGGCCTGCTGGTCTCCTCCACCGTGGCGGGCCAGCTCATCACCAAGTGGGGCCGCTGGAAGGGCTTCCTGGTGGCCGGCGGTGTCGTCATGCTCGGCGGGATGGGCCTGCTCAGCACCATCGACGGCCAGACCGGCACGGTACTGCTCGGCGTCTACATGGCAGTGCTCGGCATCGGCGTGGGCATGCTCATGCAGAACCTGGTCCTCGCCGCCCAGAACGACGTGCCCGCCCACGACCTGGGCGCCACCACCTCGATGCTGACCTTCTTCCGCAGCATGGGCGGCGCGGTCGGCGTCAGCGCGTTGGGCGCGGTGCTGGCCAACCGGATCACCACGCTCATGACGGAGAAGCTCGGCCCGATGGCCGCGGCCGGCGGGGGCGGCGACAGCAACGCCGTACCCGACATCTCCAAACTGCCCGCTCCCGTCGTCCGCATCATCCAGGACGTGTACGCGACCGCCACCGCCGACCTGTTCCTCATCGGGGTGCCGCTCACCGCGCTCGCGCTGGTGGCTGTCCTGTTCATCAAGGAGAAGCCGCTCAACACGCTGTCGGGCGAGGAACGCCTGGCCCGGGAACGCGCCACGGCCGCCGGTCACTGA
- a CDS encoding MarR family winged helix-turn-helix transcriptional regulator, whose amino-acid sequence MGIADDAVQIRAQGWRTLAAVHGLIDSALEKALQAGHDLSVVEYTVLDALSRQDGWHMRMQQLARAAALSGSATTRLVSRLEDRTLLTRFLCQEDRRGIYTELTDQGWTLLTQARPTHDEVLAKTLAEAGRTPELAPLVEALQRLPADARSLTAAP is encoded by the coding sequence GTGGGGATCGCAGACGACGCGGTGCAGATCCGCGCACAGGGCTGGCGGACGCTGGCCGCCGTACACGGACTGATCGACTCCGCGCTGGAGAAGGCGCTGCAGGCCGGCCATGACCTGTCGGTGGTCGAATACACCGTCCTGGACGCGCTGTCACGCCAGGACGGCTGGCACATGCGCATGCAGCAGCTGGCCCGCGCCGCGGCCCTGTCGGGCAGCGCCACCACCCGGCTGGTCAGCCGGCTCGAAGACCGCACGTTGCTCACCCGCTTCCTGTGCCAGGAGGACCGGCGCGGCATCTACACCGAGCTGACCGATCAGGGCTGGACGCTGCTGACGCAGGCCCGCCCCACCCACGACGAGGTCCTGGCGAAGACGCTGGCAGAGGCGGGGCGGACCCCGGAGCTGGCACCACTGGTCGAGGCCCTGCAGCGCCTACCGGCCGATGCCCGGTCACTGACCGCCGCACCGTGA
- a CDS encoding NAD(P)/FAD-dependent oxidoreductase, translating into MWDVVIIGGGPAGSAAALRARQLRPHARILLLDKADFPRDKACGDGIAAHCCDELALLGVGDLIADYRPTQRLSVVSPNGAHVLATAARPNRVVPRRVFDARLVDAARDRGVEVRRHRVRALAVHGDHVAVDDVRARAVVAADGANSTVRRLIGVPAAPERHIAIAVRGYADVPADDDVQFIAMQKDGWPAYVWSFPIGDGTANVGFGMLLPRLRATGLPGREVLHGRLAELLPQLSARDLRAHHLPLSPGRPTPGVGRVMLAGDAAGLINPLTGEGIYYALVSGRLAGEAAVQTAEDPLPAYRRGLAETLGRHLRTTDVLARAAQSPAFIDAAIDTAARRKEVFDLLVDVGLGAGTVPLPLACAVAGRWLLNGLRAGGRRTTDTVRG; encoded by the coding sequence ATGTGGGACGTGGTGATCATCGGGGGCGGTCCGGCGGGTTCCGCGGCTGCCCTGCGCGCCAGGCAACTCCGGCCGCACGCGCGGATTCTGCTGCTCGACAAGGCCGATTTCCCCCGCGACAAGGCCTGCGGCGACGGTATCGCCGCGCACTGCTGCGACGAGCTCGCCCTGCTCGGTGTCGGCGATCTCATCGCCGACTACCGCCCCACCCAGCGTCTTTCGGTGGTCTCCCCCAACGGCGCGCACGTGCTGGCCACCGCCGCCCGGCCCAACCGTGTCGTGCCTCGCAGGGTGTTCGACGCCCGCCTCGTCGACGCCGCCCGGGACCGCGGCGTCGAGGTCCGCCGCCACCGGGTCCGGGCGCTCGCCGTCCACGGTGACCATGTCGCCGTCGACGACGTGCGGGCCCGCGCCGTCGTGGCCGCCGACGGCGCCAACTCGACGGTCCGGCGTCTCATCGGTGTCCCGGCGGCCCCCGAGCGGCACATCGCGATCGCCGTCCGTGGCTACGCCGACGTGCCCGCCGACGACGACGTCCAGTTCATCGCCATGCAGAAGGACGGCTGGCCCGCGTACGTGTGGTCGTTCCCGATCGGCGACGGCACCGCCAACGTCGGCTTCGGCATGCTGCTGCCCCGGCTGCGCGCCACCGGTCTGCCCGGCCGCGAGGTGCTTCACGGCCGGCTCGCCGAACTGCTCCCCCAGCTGAGCGCCCGCGACCTGCGTGCCCACCACCTGCCCCTGTCTCCGGGCCGGCCGACGCCCGGCGTGGGCCGGGTGATGCTCGCCGGGGACGCCGCCGGTCTCATCAACCCCCTCACGGGCGAGGGCATCTACTACGCGCTGGTCTCCGGCCGGCTCGCCGGTGAAGCCGCCGTCCAGACGGCCGAAGACCCGCTGCCCGCCTACCGGCGCGGGCTGGCCGAAACCCTGGGACGGCATCTGCGCACCACCGATGTGCTCGCCCGCGCCGCCCAGTCACCCGCCTTCATCGACGCGGCGATCGACACCGCCGCCCGGCGCAAGGAGGTGTTCGACCTGCTCGTCGACGTGGGGCTCGGCGCGGGTACGGTGCCGCTGCCGCTGGCGTGCGCCGTGGCCGGTCGCTGGCTGCTGAACGGCCTGCGCGCCGGGGGCCGGAGAACCACCGATACGGTCCGGGGCTGA
- the recD2 gene encoding SF1B family DNA helicase RecD2 encodes MNPGSAGPSAASIDAVLERITYANEETGYTIARVATERSGSDLLTVVGPLLGAQPGESLRLTGRWTSHPKYGKQFEVWSYTTVLPATVQGIQRYLGSGLIKGIGPKMAERIVDHFGADTLQIIETTPERLVEVAGLGPKRTKMIGIAWEEQKIIKEVMIFLQGVGVSTSIAVRIFKQYGDASITVVKNEPYRLADDVWGIGFKTADTIAQAVGIPHDSPERVKAGLRYTLSQAADDGHCYLPAPNLVGDAVKILEVPAELALRCLEELVAAEGVVREEVPAGESTVPAVYLVPFHRAELSLAGALRSLLASGRDRLGTFASVDWDVALKWLHQQTNAELAPEQAHAVRLALCEKVAVLTGGPGCGKSFTVRSIVTLARAKKAKVILAAPTGRAAKRLAELTGHEATTVHRLLQLRPGGDATFDRDNPLDADLVVVDEASMLDLLLANKLVKAVAPGTHLLFVGDVDQLPSVGAGEVLRDLLAAEEEIPRVRLTHIFRQAQESGVVVNAHRVNTGLAPALEGMNDFFLFPCEEPEEIAALTVDVVANRIPRRFGLNPRRDIQVLAPMHRGPAGAGNLNTVLQEALTPAREGMPERRYGGRTFRIGDKVTQLRNNYEKGAAGVFNGTVGVVVDIKPDDHKLTVLTDEDENVEYAFDELDELAHAYAVSIHRSQGSEYPAVVIPLATSAWMMLQRNLLYTAITRAKKLVVIVGSRRALAQAVRTRGAGRRHTSLTHRLRSPSAIPRDVSA; translated from the coding sequence GTGAATCCTGGGTCAGCTGGTCCCTCTGCCGCATCCATCGATGCCGTCCTCGAGCGCATCACCTACGCCAACGAGGAGACCGGCTACACCATCGCCAGGGTCGCCACCGAGCGCTCCGGCAGCGACCTGCTGACCGTGGTCGGGCCGCTGCTGGGCGCCCAGCCCGGCGAGTCGCTGCGGCTGACCGGGCGGTGGACCTCCCATCCGAAGTACGGCAAGCAGTTCGAAGTGTGGTCCTACACCACCGTGCTGCCCGCCACCGTCCAGGGCATCCAGCGCTATCTCGGCTCAGGACTGATCAAAGGCATCGGGCCGAAGATGGCCGAGCGGATCGTCGACCACTTCGGCGCCGACACCCTCCAGATCATCGAGACCACTCCCGAGCGGCTGGTGGAGGTCGCCGGGCTCGGTCCCAAGCGGACCAAGATGATCGGCATCGCCTGGGAGGAACAGAAGATCATCAAAGAGGTGATGATCTTCCTGCAGGGGGTCGGCGTGTCGACCTCCATCGCGGTGCGGATCTTCAAGCAGTACGGTGACGCCTCCATCACCGTCGTCAAAAACGAGCCCTACCGGCTGGCCGACGACGTGTGGGGCATCGGCTTCAAGACCGCCGACACCATCGCCCAGGCCGTCGGCATCCCGCACGACAGCCCCGAGCGGGTCAAGGCGGGCCTGCGCTACACCCTGTCGCAGGCCGCCGACGACGGCCACTGCTACCTTCCCGCACCCAATCTGGTCGGCGACGCGGTGAAGATCCTGGAGGTCCCCGCCGAGCTGGCCCTGCGGTGCCTGGAGGAGCTCGTCGCCGCCGAGGGCGTGGTCCGCGAGGAGGTCCCCGCCGGGGAGAGCACCGTTCCGGCGGTCTACCTGGTCCCCTTCCACCGCGCCGAACTGTCGCTGGCCGGCGCGCTGCGCTCCCTGCTGGCCTCCGGCCGCGACCGGCTGGGCACCTTCGCCTCCGTCGACTGGGACGTCGCCCTGAAATGGCTTCATCAGCAGACCAACGCCGAACTCGCCCCCGAGCAGGCCCACGCCGTACGGCTGGCGCTGTGTGAGAAGGTCGCCGTGCTGACCGGTGGCCCCGGCTGCGGCAAGAGCTTCACCGTCCGCTCCATCGTCACCCTGGCGCGCGCCAAGAAGGCCAAGGTGATCCTGGCCGCTCCCACCGGCCGGGCCGCCAAAAGGCTCGCGGAGCTGACCGGCCACGAGGCGACCACCGTGCACCGGCTGCTGCAGCTGCGGCCCGGCGGGGATGCGACCTTCGACCGCGACAACCCGCTGGACGCCGACCTGGTGGTGGTCGACGAGGCCTCGATGCTGGATCTGCTGCTGGCCAACAAACTGGTCAAGGCCGTCGCACCGGGCACCCACCTGCTGTTCGTGGGGGACGTCGACCAGCTGCCGTCGGTCGGCGCCGGAGAGGTGCTGCGCGATCTGCTGGCCGCCGAGGAGGAGATCCCCCGGGTGCGGCTGACCCACATCTTCCGCCAGGCGCAGGAGTCGGGCGTGGTCGTCAACGCCCACCGGGTCAACACCGGCTTGGCCCCGGCGCTTGAGGGCATGAACGACTTCTTCCTGTTCCCCTGCGAGGAGCCCGAGGAGATCGCGGCGCTGACCGTCGACGTGGTGGCCAACCGGATCCCGCGCAGGTTCGGCCTCAACCCGCGCCGCGACATTCAGGTGCTGGCACCGATGCACCGGGGCCCGGCGGGGGCGGGCAATCTCAACACCGTGCTGCAGGAGGCGCTGACCCCCGCACGGGAGGGCATGCCCGAGCGCCGCTACGGCGGCCGGACGTTCCGGATCGGCGACAAGGTCACCCAGCTGCGCAACAACTACGAAAAGGGCGCGGCCGGGGTGTTCAACGGGACCGTGGGCGTGGTGGTCGACATCAAGCCCGACGACCACAAGCTGACCGTGCTGACGGATGAGGACGAGAACGTCGAGTACGCCTTCGACGAACTCGACGAACTCGCCCACGCCTACGCGGTGTCCATCCACCGCTCCCAGGGCAGCGAGTATCCGGCGGTGGTCATCCCGCTGGCCACCAGCGCGTGGATGATGCTGCAGCGCAACCTCCTCTACACCGCGATCACCCGTGCCAAGAAGCTCGTCGTCATCGTCGGCTCGCGCCGGGCGCTGGCCCAGGCGGTGCGCACCCGCGGCGCCGGGCGGCGCCACACCAGCCTCACCCACCGATTGCGATCACCCTCCGCCATCCCCCGAGACGTTTCGGCATGA
- a CDS encoding GNAT family N-acetyltransferase: MLTGERVRLRALEPDDSEAMWRWYHDPQVGRWMGGDPPISLAQNIEKGQSRPRNTFEQMALGIETLDGQKLIGYVALGETDFVHGEATLQSIAIGERDHWGGGYGSDAVRVICRYAFEEMGLHRVMLWVVADNVAAVQAYRKVGFVEKGRRREAFRTGGKRYDYLMMGLLASELR, from the coding sequence TTGCTGACTGGAGAACGCGTTCGCCTGCGAGCCCTTGAGCCGGATGACAGCGAAGCGATGTGGCGCTGGTATCACGACCCGCAGGTGGGCCGATGGATGGGCGGAGATCCGCCAATCTCCCTAGCTCAGAACATTGAGAAGGGGCAGAGCAGGCCACGCAACACTTTCGAACAGATGGCGCTCGGTATCGAGACGCTCGATGGTCAGAAGCTGATCGGATACGTCGCCCTTGGTGAGACCGACTTCGTCCATGGAGAAGCCACCCTGCAGAGCATCGCCATCGGTGAGCGTGACCATTGGGGTGGCGGATACGGGAGTGATGCTGTCCGGGTGATCTGCCGGTACGCATTCGAGGAGATGGGCTTGCATCGTGTGATGCTGTGGGTGGTCGCGGACAACGTTGCGGCGGTGCAGGCGTACAGGAAGGTCGGTTTCGTCGAGAAGGGCAGGCGTAGAGAGGCGTTCCGTACGGGAGGAAAGCGATACGACTACCTCATGATGGGCCTGCTGGCCTCAGAGCTGAGGTGA
- a CDS encoding CocE/NonD family hydrolase encodes MSEDQKVYMPSHPLEPGDRYGVLSGFDPGTRTLPAGFQIAPAFRPIPVDIVLEKDMAVTLRDGVTIHVDVLRPAGADKVPVIVAWSPYGKGQGTSASVMGVFGLVGLDNEIVSGLEKFEGPDPAYWCAQGYAICNPDVRGVADSGGDSLLWDRQEGRDCHDLIEWLAVQEWCTGKVAMSGTSYLAVSQWFTAAEQPPHLAAINPWEGVSDVYRDLVMRGGMPDTGFARQLRDYSFWGNNRKEDIIAEAERYPLMNELWENKIPRFDRITVPAYVVASYSNTLHTAGTFRAWRRMASPDKWLRIHNSQEWPDYYAEANREDLRRFFDHYLKGEDNGWEQTPRVRYSVLDLHGGDRVDIATQEFPPTDVTSAKYYLDGRSRALVTAAPAQEATALYDVGSNPDAVSFVTRFDQETVLVGYPKAHLYVEARGADDMDLFILLQKLDAHGTPLQQFTVPNQGAPAQDLTERGASILRYKGSDGRLRVSMRHLDETLSTDAVPAHSFDRIEKLSPGEIVGIDIDLLPIGLAFHPGQQLRLVISGRHLLGPMMPGLVEYTPANSGQHIIHTGGEHASYLQLPVQTR; translated from the coding sequence ATGAGCGAGGACCAGAAGGTGTACATGCCGTCCCACCCACTGGAGCCGGGTGACCGGTATGGCGTGTTGAGCGGGTTCGATCCAGGTACCCGAACCCTGCCGGCGGGTTTCCAGATCGCGCCCGCGTTCCGCCCCATCCCGGTCGACATCGTGCTGGAAAAAGACATGGCGGTCACCCTGCGCGACGGTGTGACGATCCATGTCGACGTGCTTCGTCCCGCCGGGGCGGACAAGGTGCCGGTCATCGTGGCCTGGAGCCCGTACGGCAAGGGCCAGGGGACCTCCGCCAGCGTGATGGGCGTGTTCGGGCTGGTCGGGCTGGACAACGAGATCGTCTCGGGCCTGGAGAAGTTCGAGGGGCCGGACCCGGCCTACTGGTGCGCGCAGGGATATGCGATCTGCAACCCGGATGTCCGAGGCGTGGCCGACTCCGGAGGCGACAGCCTCCTGTGGGATCGCCAGGAGGGCCGCGACTGCCACGATCTGATCGAGTGGCTGGCCGTCCAGGAGTGGTGCACCGGCAAAGTCGCGATGAGCGGGACCTCCTATCTCGCGGTCTCGCAGTGGTTCACCGCAGCCGAACAACCGCCGCATCTGGCGGCGATCAACCCGTGGGAGGGTGTGAGCGACGTCTACCGCGACCTGGTGATGCGGGGCGGCATGCCCGACACCGGGTTCGCCAGGCAACTGCGGGACTACAGCTTCTGGGGCAACAACCGCAAAGAGGACATCATCGCGGAGGCGGAGCGCTACCCGCTCATGAACGAGTTGTGGGAGAACAAGATCCCGCGCTTCGACCGGATCACCGTGCCGGCCTACGTCGTGGCCAGCTACTCCAACACCCTGCACACCGCAGGAACGTTCCGCGCCTGGCGACGGATGGCCTCACCGGACAAGTGGCTGCGCATCCACAACAGCCAGGAGTGGCCCGACTACTACGCCGAGGCCAACCGGGAGGATCTGCGCCGATTCTTCGACCACTACCTCAAAGGCGAGGACAACGGGTGGGAGCAGACGCCCCGCGTCCGCTACTCCGTCCTGGACCTCCACGGCGGTGACCGGGTCGACATCGCCACGCAGGAGTTCCCTCCCACCGACGTCACCTCGGCGAAGTACTACCTCGACGGCCGCTCCCGCGCCTTGGTCACGGCAGCACCGGCACAGGAGGCGACGGCGCTCTACGATGTCGGATCGAATCCGGATGCGGTGTCGTTCGTCACGCGGTTCGACCAGGAGACCGTGCTGGTCGGCTACCCGAAGGCGCACCTGTATGTCGAAGCACGAGGCGCCGACGACATGGACCTGTTCATCCTTCTGCAAAAGCTCGACGCCCACGGCACGCCGCTGCAGCAGTTCACCGTGCCCAACCAGGGCGCGCCGGCCCAGGACCTCACCGAACGCGGCGCCTCGATCCTGCGGTACAAGGGATCCGACGGACGCCTGCGCGTCTCCATGCGCCACCTGGACGAGACGCTGTCGACCGATGCCGTACCCGCTCACAGCTTCGACCGGATCGAGAAGCTCTCACCCGGCGAGATCGTCGGCATCGACATCGACCTGCTCCCGATCGGTCTCGCCTTCCACCCCGGCCAACAGCTCCGCCTCGTCATCAGCGGCCGGCACCTCCTGGGGCCGATGATGCCCGGGCTGGTCGAGTACACCCCGGCCAACAGCGGACAGCACATCATCCACACCGGCGGTGAACACGCCTCCTACCTGCAACTGCCCGTCCAGACGCGGTAG
- a CDS encoding PhzF family phenazine biosynthesis protein: MPRPFQQVDVFTATPYRGNPLAVVLDGGGLSTEEMQRFAYWTNLSETTFVLPPSVPGADYRVRIFTEVSELPFAGHPTLGTCHAWLSAGGTPSGSEVIVQECGAGLVPVRRTADGLAFAAPSLLRSGPVEESLLEHVAGVLGVARAEILDAEWADNGPGWLAVLLASADEVLALRPGVVDLDVGVVGPYPPGSPTAFEVRAFYPKNGATAEDPVTGSLNASLAQWLLRTGRAEAPYVASQGTVLGRAGRAYISRDPDGTIWVGGDTVTCIAGEVEL; encoded by the coding sequence ATGCCGCGTCCTTTCCAGCAAGTCGACGTCTTCACCGCCACCCCGTACCGCGGCAACCCCCTCGCCGTCGTGCTTGACGGCGGGGGGCTGTCCACCGAGGAGATGCAGAGGTTCGCCTACTGGACGAACCTGTCGGAGACCACTTTCGTGCTGCCTCCGAGCGTGCCGGGTGCGGACTACCGGGTGCGGATCTTCACGGAGGTCTCCGAGTTGCCGTTCGCCGGGCACCCGACACTGGGCACGTGCCACGCCTGGCTGTCGGCGGGTGGGACGCCGAGCGGGTCCGAGGTGATCGTGCAGGAGTGCGGGGCGGGTCTGGTGCCGGTGCGCAGGACCGCGGACGGGCTGGCCTTCGCCGCGCCGTCGCTGCTGCGCTCGGGTCCGGTCGAGGAGTCGCTGCTGGAGCACGTCGCCGGGGTGCTGGGCGTCGCCCGTGCCGAGATCCTGGACGCGGAGTGGGCCGACAACGGGCCCGGGTGGTTGGCCGTGCTGCTGGCGAGCGCGGATGAGGTCCTCGCGCTGCGGCCCGGGGTCGTCGACCTCGACGTGGGCGTGGTGGGTCCCTATCCCCCGGGGTCGCCGACGGCGTTCGAAGTACGGGCGTTCTACCCCAAGAACGGCGCCACGGCCGAAGATCCGGTGACGGGGAGCCTGAACGCCTCGCTCGCGCAGTGGCTGCTCCGCACGGGCCGGGCCGAGGCGCCGTACGTGGCGAGCCAGGGAACGGTGCTGGGCCGGGCCGGGCGGGCTTACATCTCCCGCGACCCCGACGGCACGATCTGGGTCGGCGGCGACACGGTCACCTGCATCGCAGGTGAGGTCGAGCTATAG
- a CDS encoding cytochrome P450: MSQNDQVLPYPLPYETALEAPAEWERLRGQCPVATIELPSGDHAKLLTRHHDVKALLSDPRFARPTAADNAARVAPTGSGGAIANGSSSMTLPDKGEPHQRWRRMVGKWFTAKRMTALRPSMVEIAERLIDDMLRRGAPGDLKAMVGFPLPVYVICDMLGVPAEDRDRFSYWSNALLSLTGYSEEETRKAHTDFVQYMSGHIAAKRAAPADDLLSMLIKESDGEGQGMSDAELLTTGMGLLVAGHETTANMIGKMVAMLLADRTRWERLLADPSLVRTAVEEALRFDTNIGFGLRRYITEDVEVGDEVLPSGTTVLCSMPAANRDAEVFDGAEEMDLGRTPNPHLTFGAGPHSCLGQALARTELQVTLETLLRKLPGLELAVPAEDLQRVEGLLVGGLREVPVRW, encoded by the coding sequence ATGAGTCAGAACGACCAGGTCCTGCCGTACCCGCTGCCGTATGAGACGGCGCTGGAGGCGCCCGCGGAGTGGGAGCGGCTGCGCGGCCAATGCCCGGTGGCCACGATCGAACTGCCCAGCGGGGACCATGCGAAGCTGCTGACCCGCCATCACGACGTCAAGGCGTTGCTGTCGGATCCCCGCTTCGCCCGCCCCACCGCCGCGGACAACGCGGCCCGGGTGGCGCCCACCGGATCGGGCGGAGCCATCGCCAACGGCTCCTCGTCGATGACGCTGCCCGACAAGGGAGAGCCGCACCAGCGCTGGCGGCGCATGGTGGGCAAGTGGTTCACCGCCAAGCGCATGACGGCGCTGCGTCCCTCCATGGTCGAGATCGCCGAGCGGCTCATCGACGACATGCTGCGGCGTGGCGCACCGGGCGACCTCAAGGCCATGGTCGGCTTCCCGCTGCCGGTGTACGTGATCTGCGACATGCTCGGTGTGCCCGCCGAGGACCGGGACCGCTTCTCCTACTGGTCCAACGCGCTGCTGAGCCTCACCGGCTACTCCGAGGAGGAGACCCGCAAGGCGCATACCGATTTCGTCCAGTACATGTCCGGCCACATCGCCGCCAAGCGTGCCGCTCCGGCCGATGACCTGCTCAGCATGCTGATCAAGGAAAGCGACGGTGAGGGCCAGGGCATGTCCGACGCCGAGCTCCTGACCACCGGGATGGGACTGCTGGTCGCCGGGCACGAGACCACCGCGAACATGATCGGCAAGATGGTCGCCATGCTGCTGGCCGACCGCACCCGGTGGGAGCGGCTGCTGGCCGATCCGTCGCTGGTGCGCACCGCGGTGGAGGAGGCGCTGCGCTTCGACACCAACATCGGCTTCGGGCTCAGGCGCTACATCACCGAGGATGTCGAGGTCGGCGACGAGGTGCTGCCGAGCGGTACCACCGTGCTGTGCAGCATGCCGGCGGCCAACCGCGACGCGGAGGTCTTCGACGGCGCCGAGGAGATGGACCTGGGCCGCACCCCCAACCCGCACCTGACCTTCGGTGCCGGCCCGCACTCCTGCCTGGGGCAGGCGCTGGCCCGCACCGAACTGCAGGTCACGCTGGAGACGCTGCTGCGCAAGCTGCCGGGCCTGGAGCTGGCCGTCCCCGCCGAGGACCTGCAGCGGGTGGAAGGGCTGCTGGTCGGCGGGCTGCGCGAGGTGCCCGTCCGCTGGTGA